GGGGGAGCCGCGCTGGGGCGACCCGGCCCGCTGGCACCTCACCCTGCTGTTCCTGGGCGCCGTCCCACCCGCGCTGCTGCCCGACCTCAGCGCCGCCGTCGGGACCGCGGTGGCCGGCACGCCGGCGGCGACGCTGCGGCTGGCCGGGGCCGGCCGGTTCGGGTCCCGGCGCCGGCCCGCGGTGTGCTGGGCCGGGCTCGACGGTGACGTCGGCGTCCTCACCGCACTGGCCGGCCGACTGGCCGCCGCCGCCCGCGCGCTCGGCCTGCCGGTCGAGGACCGGCCGTTCCGCCCGCACCTGACGCTGGGCCGCTGGCTCCCGCGTCGGCCGGCCGACGGCGACCTGCCCGACCGGCTGGCCGGCTACCGCGGGCCGGAGTGGCCGCTGCGAGAGGTCGCGCTGGTGCGCAGCACCGCCGGCCGGCACGAGCCGCTGGCCGCCTGGCCCGTCCCCTGACCCTGCCTCACCAGGCGTACTCCTCCGGCGCGGTGCGGTAGCCGGGGAAGACCTCGTCGAGCCGGTCGAGCTGGGCCTGCTCGAGGCGGACGTCGAGCGCGGCGAGCGAGCCCTCGAACTGCGCCATCGTGCGCGGCCCGACGATCGGCGCCGTCACGCCGTCCTGGTGCAGCAGCCAGGCCAGCCCGACGTCGGCCGGGGCCAGGCCCCACTCGCGGCAGGCGTCCTCGTAGGCCTGCAGCGCCGGGCGGTGCCGCTCGATGCGCTCCCGGTTGCGTTCCAGGTGCCGCCGGTCGCCCTCCTCGTCGCCCAGGACGCCGGCCAGCAGGCCCTGGGCCAGGGGGCTCCACGGGACGACCCCGATGCCGTAGTGCCGTGCGGCCGGCAGCACCTCGAGCTCCACGTGCCGGGTGAGCAGGTTGTAGTGCGACTGCTCGCTGACCAGTCCGAGGAAGTGCCGGCGCGCGGCCGCCTCGTTGGCCGCGGCGAGCTGCCAGGCCGCGTGGTTCGACGACCCGACGTAGAGGACCTTGCCCTGGGCGACGAGCGTCTCGCAGGCCTGCCAGATCTCGTCCCACGGCGTGGCCAGGTCGACGTGGTGGAACTGGTAGAGGTCGATCCAGTCGGTCTGCACGCGGCCCAGCGAGGCCTCGCACGCGCGCACGATGTTCCGCGCGGACAGGAACGTGTCGTTGGGCCAGTCGGACATGCCGCCGTAGACCTTGGTGGCGAGCACGGTGCGCTCGCGGCGCCCGTCGCCCTGCGCGAACCAGGTGCCGAGCACCTCCTCGGTGCGGCCCCTGCCGGCCTCGAAGCCGTAGACGTTGGCGGTGTCGAAGAAGTTGACGCCCTCGGCGTGCGCGCGGTCCATGACCGCGTGCGCGTCGGCCTCCTCGGTCTTCCAGCCGAAGTTCATGGTGCCCAGGCACAACCGTGAGACCGACAGGCCGCTGCGGCCCAGGTGCGTGTACTCCATGTCCAGGCACCCTGGCACCCTGTCGGCCGTGCCGCAGACCGACGCCGCCCCCGGCAACGCCTTCGACCGGGCCACCGCCGTCTCCCGCACCGAGGGCGGCGGGTACCGCGCCGAGCTCGACCCGGACTGGGACGTCGGCGGCGGGGTCCTCAACGGCGGCTACCTGCTCGGCGTCGTCGCCCGCGCGGCGCTGCTCGACAGCCCCCACCCGCACCCGGTCGCGCTGTCGGCCAGCTACCTGCGCGCCACCCCCGGCGGCCCGGCCGACCTCACCGTCACGCCGGGGCCGGCCGGGCGCACGCTGGCGCACTCCTCGGTCCTGCTGTCCGGCGCGGCCGGCCCCTCGCTCGCCGTCCACGTGACGACGGCGACCCTGGGCACCGACCCGGCCGACTACACGGTCAACCCCGCGCCGCAGCTGCCCGGGCCCGACGACTGCGTGGCGACCCGGAGCAGCGAGGGCGGGCCGGCGGTGGGGCTGACCCGGCAGATCGACACCCGGCTGGACCCCGCGACGGCGGGCTGGACGGTCGGCCGCCCCTCGGACCGGCGGGTGCTGCGGGCCTGGATCCGGCTGGCCGACGGCCGCGCCCCCGACCCGCTGGCGCTGCTGCTGTTCGCCGACGCGCTGCCGCCGACCGCCTTCGCCGTCGGCCAGCCGGGCTGGGCGCCCACGGTGCAGCTGCAGGTGCTCGTCCGCGCGCTGCCGGCACCGGGCTGGTGCCTGGTCGAGTCGCGCTCCACCGAGGTGACCGGCGGCTGGTCGGACGAGGAGTGCCGCATCTGGGACGCCACCGGCCGGCTGGTCGCCCAGGCCCGCCAGCTGGCGCGGGTGGCCCGCCGGTAGCCCGCCGGGTGAACCCGGCGGGCCGTCCGGGCGGGCCGCGGTCAGCCGCCGACGTAGGCCGCGAGGTGCTCGCCGGTGAGGGTGGAGCGGGCGGCGACGAGGTCGGCCGGGGTGCCCTCGAAGACGACCCGGCCACCGTCGTGACCGGCGCCGGGGCCCAGGTCGACGATCCAGTCGGCGTGCGCCATCACCGCCTGGTGGTGCTCGATGACGACGACCGACCTGCCGCTGTCGACCAGCCGGTCGAGCAGGCCGAGCAGGTTCTCGACGTCGGCGAGGTGCAGGCCGGTGGTCGGCTCGTCGAGGACGTAGACGTCACCCTTCTCGGCCATCTGGGACGCCAGCTTGACCCGCTGCCGCTCGCCGCCGGAGAGCGTGGTGAGCGGCTGGCCGAGGGTGAGGTAGCCGAGGCCGACGTCGGCGAGCCGGTCCAGGATCGTGTGCGCAGCCGGCGTGCGTGCCGCGCCGTCGCCGAAGAACCCCTCGGCCTCGGCCACCGACATCGCGAGCACCTCGGCGATGGTGCGACCGCCCAGCGTGTACTCCAGCACCGACGCCTGGAACCGCCTGCCCTCGCACACCTCGCAGACGGACTCGACGGTGGCCATGACGCCCAGCTCGGTGAAGATGACGCCGGCGCCGTTGCACGCGGGGCAGGCGCCCTCCGAGTTGGAGCTGAACAACGCCGGCTTCACGCCGTTGGCCTTCGCGAACGCCTTGCGGATCGGCTCCAGCAGTCCGGTGTAGGTCGCCGGGTTGCTCCGCCGTGAACCGCGGATGGCGCCCTGGTCGATCACCACCACGCCGTCGCGGCCGGCCACCGAGCCGTTGACCAGCGAGCTCTTGCCGGAGCCGGCGACGCCCGTGAGCACGCAGAGCACGCCGAGCGGGATGTCGACGTCGACGTCCCTGAGGTTGTGCGTCGACGCGCCACGGACCTCCAGGGCGCCGGACGGCGCACGCACCGAGTCCTTGAGTCTCGCCCGGTCGTCGAGGTGTCGTCCGGTGATGGTGTCGCTGGCCCGCAGCCCCTCGACGGTGCCCTCGAAGCAGACCGTGCCGCCCGCGGTGCCCGCGCCGGGGCCCAGGTCGACGACGTGGTCGGCGATCGCGATGGTCTCGGGCTTGTGCTCGACGACCAGCACCGTGTTGCCCTTGTCGCGGAGCTGCACCAGCAGCGTGTTCATCCGCTCGATGTCGTGGGGGTGCAGGCCGATCGTGGGCTCGTCGAAGACGTAGGTGACGTCGGTGAGCGACGAGCCGAGGTGGCGGATCATCTTGGTCCGCTGCGCCTCGCCCCCGGACAGG
This region of Geodermatophilus bullaregiensis genomic DNA includes:
- the thpR gene encoding RNA 2',3'-cyclic phosphodiesterase; translated protein: MFVSVAPPAPARDHLARALAPLRGSPGEPRWGDPARWHLTLLFLGAVPPALLPDLSAAVGTAVAGTPAATLRLAGAGRFGSRRRPAVCWAGLDGDVGVLTALAGRLAAAARALGLPVEDRPFRPHLTLGRWLPRRPADGDLPDRLAGYRGPEWPLREVALVRSTAGRHEPLAAWPVP
- a CDS encoding aldo/keto reductase translates to MEYTHLGRSGLSVSRLCLGTMNFGWKTEEADAHAVMDRAHAEGVNFFDTANVYGFEAGRGRTEEVLGTWFAQGDGRRERTVLATKVYGGMSDWPNDTFLSARNIVRACEASLGRVQTDWIDLYQFHHVDLATPWDEIWQACETLVAQGKVLYVGSSNHAAWQLAAANEAAARRHFLGLVSEQSHYNLLTRHVELEVLPAARHYGIGVVPWSPLAQGLLAGVLGDEEGDRRHLERNRERIERHRPALQAYEDACREWGLAPADVGLAWLLHQDGVTAPIVGPRTMAQFEGSLAALDVRLEQAQLDRLDEVFPGYRTAPEEYAW
- a CDS encoding thioesterase family protein, with product MPQTDAAPGNAFDRATAVSRTEGGGYRAELDPDWDVGGGVLNGGYLLGVVARAALLDSPHPHPVALSASYLRATPGGPADLTVTPGPAGRTLAHSSVLLSGAAGPSLAVHVTTATLGTDPADYTVNPAPQLPGPDDCVATRSSEGGPAVGLTRQIDTRLDPATAGWTVGRPSDRRVLRAWIRLADGRAPDPLALLLFADALPPTAFAVGQPGWAPTVQLQVLVRALPAPGWCLVESRSTEVTGGWSDEECRIWDATGRLVAQARQLARVARR
- a CDS encoding ATP-binding cassette domain-containing protein; its protein translation is MTTATRTDTPSATLPAADSHDLIRVLGARVNNLKDVSVEIPKRRLTVFTGVSGSGKSSLVFGTIAAESQRLINETYSAFVQGFMPSLARPEVDLLEGLTTAIIVDQERMGANPRSTVGTATDANAMLRILFSRLGQPHIGPPTAFSFNVPTRKASGVMSTEKAGGRVEKAVVRDVVYMGGMCPRCEGMGSVSDFDLTALYDESRSLNEGGLMVPGYSMEGWYGRLFQGVGLDLDKPIGRYTKREMNDLLYKEPTKIKVEGVNLTYEGVIPKVQKSILSKDVDSLQPHVRRFVERVITFQTCPECDGTRLTPEARSSTIEGRNIADLSEMQISDLADWVRALDAPSVAPLLAGLRHLLDSFTGIGLGYLSLGRPAGTLSGGEAQRTKMIRHLGSSLTDVTYVFDEPTIGLHPHDIERMNTLLVQLRDKGNTVLVVEHKPETIAIADHVVDLGPGAGTAGGTVCFEGTVEGLRASDTITGRHLDDRARLKDSVRAPSGALEVRGASTHNLRDVDVDIPLGVLCVLTGVAGSGKSSLVNGSVAGRDGVVVIDQGAIRGSRRSNPATYTGLLEPIRKAFAKANGVKPALFSSNSEGACPACNGAGVIFTELGVMATVESVCEVCEGRRFQASVLEYTLGGRTIAEVLAMSVAEAEGFFGDGAARTPAAHTILDRLADVGLGYLTLGQPLTTLSGGERQRVKLASQMAEKGDVYVLDEPTTGLHLADVENLLGLLDRLVDSGRSVVVIEHHQAVMAHADWIVDLGPGAGHDGGRVVFEGTPADLVAARSTLTGEHLAAYVGG